The Mercurialis annua linkage group LG8, ddMerAnnu1.2, whole genome shotgun sequence genome window below encodes:
- the LOC130014948 gene encoding uncharacterized protein LOC130014948 yields the protein METDRSWMCRSHTNGLLTTGYKEHVKEFVRFALRHPACMSGVQIKCPCPKRGCRNTNYRDVDEVEFHLLKNGFVKDYQVWVFHGEGSVLNPPPLVQLPEQDFEFDYENEGPGEFSSAQRMILDATGSEITFPKEELPNDEAQKFYDMMRAAEEDIWPGNSRHSPFSASAKVMEIKCRHKDSVALVDDVCRLIQELLPEDNKMPTNFAKIKKLVRGLGLPVEVIDCCFYNCMIYWGEDAGLTHCKVLIMRGGNLLQSLYASKATARHMMWHADHEMDGDKMCHPSDSPAWKCFSELHSEFANEDEFMFLTVLVPGPRNPKQLMDIFLQPLIAELNQLWECGVQTYDVHKRQNFQLKAALIWTINDFPAYSMLSGWSTAGRKFLPPNHQFRRNVTDFRKGKRESKGFRGVRTGDELLAQIDRLGFKKAFEPGAKVTNALLPKDHGWDKKRLAKDPATERFPKAMYAFDRDSKQVLRELIQKIKFPDGYVSKLSRCVDLNGLKMHGMKSHDCDVFMQQLLPIALLELLPKNVWEPLTELSIFFRELTSTSLSQEDLNRMETEIPKILCKLECIFPPSFFDSMEHLPVHLPYEAMKAGPVQYRCMYLFERNETCDMDIDDDADRLGIFKPKGKPLRGSGKRYLEDDEIIAARTYVLLNCSEIEDHRKNMGRINLQMNSGICVRGTEYVEGENDFYGVLTNIIELEYPALPMKQTVIFKCKWFDPTDTGTYTTNRYNLVDVNHRRRYNKYEPFILAEQADQVHYLPYPSRRRDKVNRWAVCKIKTRSELDMPDAIIPTFQENIEENPLIFETDDNPINFDDLNEFLLLVFVTIVMNKLY from the exons ATGGAGACAGACCGCAGTTGGATGTGCAGGAGCCACACAAACGGGCTGCTAACCACAGGGTACAAGGAGCATGTGAAGGAGTTTGTCCGGTTTGCATTACGGCATCCGGCTTGTATGAGTGGAGTACAGATAAAATGCCCCTGCCCTAAGAGAGGTTGTCGAAATACAAACTATCGGGATGTCGATGAGGTGGAATTCCATCTATTGAAGAATGGGTTTGTGAAAGATTATCAAGTATGGGTTTTTCATGGCGAGGGGAGCGTTTTGAATCCCCCTCCCCTTGTACAGTTACCAGAGCAAGATTTTGAGTTCGACTATGAAAATGAGGGGCCAGGTGAGTTCAGTTCCGCTCAAAGAATGATTCTTGATGCGACCGGTTCAGAAATAACGTTTCCTAAAGAAGAGCTCCCGAATGATGAAGCTCAgaaattttatgatatgatgcgtgcggctgAAGAAGACATATGGCCTGGGAATAGCAGACATTCTCCATTTTCTGCATCTGCTAAAGTGATGGAGATCAAGTGTCGACATAAGGATTCAGTAGCTTTAGTAGACGACGTCTGCAGATTGATACAAGAGCTGCTCCCGgaggacaacaagatgccaacgaattttgctaaaattaagaAGCTGGTCAGAGGTTTGGGGTTGCCGGTTGAGGTTATTGACTGTTGTTTCTATAACTGTATGATTTATTGGGGGGAGGACGCGGGTCTAACGCACTGCAAAGTTTTAATTATGCGCGGTGGAAACTT GCTACAGAGCTTGTACGCTTCGAAAGCCACTGCCCGACATATGATGTGGCACGCAGACCACGAGATGGATGGTGATAAGATGTGCCACCCGTCCGACTCTCCGGCTTGGAAATGTTTCAGTGAGCTGCATTCTGAGTTTGCCAATGAA gatgagtttatgtttttaacggTTTTGGTACCGGGGCCTAGAAACCCGAAACAGCTAATGGATATCTTCCTACAGCCGCTGATTGCAGAGTTGAACCAACTGTGGGAATGTGGAGTCCAGACATATGACGTTCATAAGCGTCAGAATTTTCAACTAAAAGCGGCTCTTATatggacaataaatgactttcccgcttattctATGTTGTCTGGTTGGAGCACTGCTGGTAGAAAA TTTTTGCCTCCGAATCACCAATTCCGCCGAAATGTTACTGATTTTCGTAAGGGGAAACGAGAGAGCAAAGGGTTTAGAGGGGTGAGAACTGGAGATGAATTGTTAGCACAGATTGATCGACTGGGGTTTAAGAAGGCATTTGAGCCTGGTGCGAAAGTTACTAATGCATTACTGCCAAAAGATCATGGGTGGGATAAAAAAA GGTTAGCTAAAGATCCGGCAACTGAGAGATTTCCAAAGGCAATGTATGCTTTCGATAGGGATTCAAAACAAGTTTTGCGTGAGTTGATTCAGAAAATAAAGTTTCCAGACGGGTACGTTTCAAAGTTGTCTAGATGTGTTGATCTAAACGGgctgaaaatgcatggaatgaaaagtcatgactgcGATGTTTTTATGCAACAACTTCTGCCAATCGCCCTTCTGGAGCTACTTCCGAAAAACGTGTGGGAGCCTCTAACAGAGTTAAGTATCTTCTTCCGAGAGTTAACTTCCACGTCACTGTCACAGGAAGATCTAAACCGTATGGAAACTGAGATCCCAAAAATCTTGTGCAAGTTGGAATGTATATTCCCacccagcttttttgactctATGGAGCATCTCCCCGTGCATCTTCCGTATGAAGCTATGAAGGCAGGACCGGTTCAGTATCGCTGTATGTATCTATTTGAAAG AAATGAAACTTGTGATATGGATATCGATGACGATGCCGACAGACTGggaatttttaaacctaagggAAAGCCGTTGCGTGGTAGCGGTAAGAGATATCTTGAAGACGATGAGATCATCGCTGCTCGGACCTATGTTCTTCTGAATTGTTCTGAAATCGAAGATCATCGAAA GAATATGGGCAGGATCAACTTACAAATGAATAGCGGTATCTGCGTAAGGGGAACAGAATATGTTGAGggtgaaaatgacttttatggagtgttAACGaacataattgagttagagtatccagctctaCCAATGAAGCAGACCGTCATTTTTAAATGCAAATGGTTCGACCCTACGGATACAGGCACATACACTACCAATCGATACAACTTGGTAGATGTTAATCACAGACGCAGGTACAATAAATACGAACCGTTCATCTTGGCAGAACAAGCTGACCAAGTTCATTACCTTCCATATCCAAGTAGAAGACGGGACAAAGTAAATAGGTGGGCAGTTTGCAAAATTAAGACACGATCagaacttgacatgcccgaTGCGATTATCCCGACCTTTCAAGAGAACATTGAAGAAAATCCCCTTATATTTGAAACGGACGACAATCCCATAAATTTCGATGACCTGAATGAG TTTTTGTTACTTGTATTCGTTACTATTGTAATGAATAAGTTATATTAA